The proteins below are encoded in one region of Ferruginibacter lapsinanis:
- a CDS encoding NADP-dependent malic enzyme, whose protein sequence is MSKELRKQQALEYHSKGRPGKIEVIPTKEAKTQRDLSLAYSPGVAAPCLEIAANVEDVYKYTAKGNLVGVISNGTAVLGLGNIGPEAGKPVMEGKGVLFKIFADIDVFDIEINETDPEKFVQIVKALEPTFGGINLEDIKAPECFYIEQKLKEQLKIPVMHDDQHGTAIISAAALLNALEIQKKKIEKVHFVVNGAGAAAVSCTKLYISLGARRENIKVYDSKGLISRDRTDLDEMKKEFISDSKDTTLVEGMKDADVFIGLSKGNILTPEMVKSMAKNPIIFAMANPDPEISYEEAIGARKDLIMATGRSDYPNQVNNVLGFPYIFRGALDVRATTINEEMKLAAVKALAELAKTPVPDIVNMAYNDQTITFGSTYIIPKPVDPRLLSTVAPAVARAAMESGVAKKPITDWDAYEVELNKRLGLDNQLSRAIGSKARRDPKRVVFADAENIKILKAAQLVQEEGVGYPILLGDETRINKIARENGIDIDDMPIFDPKGENTVELRKEFVELFFAKRQRRGVNRHEANKFLRDRNYFGCMMVETGNADCMISGITRNYPDTIRPALQTIGTEDGVRQIAGMYIMFTKKGPLFLADTTINFNPTAEELAEITLLTAKEIKSFGVVPRIAMLSYSNFGSSDSAEAILVRKAREIVKEKDPTLVCDGEVQGIVAFNKEILKENYPFSELLDGEINTLIFPNLAAGNIAYNLLQEVGGADSIGPILLGLKKPVHVLQLGSSIRSIFNMVLIAVVDAQIKGKSNTQEEIKKEKGWKRFKKTSHEL, encoded by the coding sequence ATGTCAAAAGAGTTAAGAAAACAACAGGCTTTGGAATATCATTCCAAAGGCCGTCCCGGAAAAATCGAAGTGATCCCTACCAAAGAAGCAAAAACACAGAGAGATCTTTCTCTTGCTTATTCTCCCGGTGTAGCTGCTCCATGTTTAGAAATTGCTGCCAATGTTGAAGATGTTTATAAATACACCGCCAAAGGAAATTTAGTGGGTGTGATCAGTAACGGAACTGCCGTATTAGGTTTGGGAAATATTGGACCGGAAGCAGGTAAACCCGTGATGGAAGGAAAGGGAGTATTGTTTAAAATCTTCGCAGATATTGATGTATTTGATATTGAAATAAATGAGACCGATCCCGAAAAATTTGTTCAGATAGTTAAAGCTTTAGAGCCAACATTTGGCGGCATTAACCTGGAAGATATAAAAGCACCGGAATGTTTTTATATCGAACAAAAGCTAAAGGAACAGTTGAAGATCCCTGTAATGCACGATGATCAGCATGGCACTGCAATTATTTCAGCGGCTGCTTTGTTAAATGCATTGGAAATTCAAAAAAAGAAAATAGAAAAAGTACATTTTGTGGTGAATGGAGCCGGTGCGGCAGCTGTATCCTGTACTAAATTATATATCAGCTTAGGAGCCAGAAGAGAAAATATAAAAGTGTATGATAGTAAAGGGCTGATCAGCAGAGATAGAACTGACCTGGATGAAATGAAAAAAGAATTCATTTCAGATTCTAAAGACACTACCCTTGTAGAAGGAATGAAAGACGCCGATGTTTTTATCGGACTAAGTAAAGGCAATATACTTACACCTGAAATGGTGAAAAGCATGGCAAAAAATCCTATCATTTTTGCCATGGCAAATCCTGATCCGGAGATTTCATATGAAGAAGCGATCGGAGCCCGTAAAGACCTGATCATGGCTACCGGCCGTAGTGATTATCCTAACCAGGTAAACAATGTATTGGGATTCCCTTACATTTTTCGTGGTGCCCTCGACGTTAGAGCTACCACTATTAATGAAGAAATGAAGCTGGCAGCTGTAAAAGCACTGGCAGAATTAGCCAAAACACCTGTGCCGGACATTGTAAACATGGCTTACAATGACCAGACCATTACATTCGGTTCTACCTATATCATTCCAAAACCTGTTGATCCTCGTTTGTTATCAACGGTAGCTCCTGCTGTAGCAAGAGCGGCAATGGAAAGCGGTGTGGCTAAAAAACCAATCACAGACTGGGATGCGTATGAGGTTGAATTAAATAAACGACTTGGATTAGATAATCAATTAAGCAGAGCAATTGGCAGCAAAGCCAGAAGAGATCCTAAGAGAGTTGTTTTTGCTGACGCCGAAAATATTAAAATATTAAAAGCAGCTCAGCTGGTACAAGAAGAAGGTGTTGGATATCCGATCTTGTTGGGAGATGAAACAAGGATCAATAAAATTGCGAGAGAAAATGGTATTGATATTGATGACATGCCCATATTTGACCCTAAGGGAGAAAATACAGTTGAACTGAGGAAAGAATTTGTTGAATTATTTTTTGCTAAACGTCAGCGCAGAGGGGTTAACAGGCATGAAGCCAATAAATTTTTAAGAGATAGAAATTATTTTGGTTGTATGATGGTAGAAACCGGTAATGCTGATTGTATGATCAGTGGCATCACCCGTAATTACCCGGATACCATACGACCGGCTTTACAAACAATCGGTACAGAAGACGGTGTTCGTCAAATTGCCGGGATGTATATTATGTTCACCAAAAAGGGACCATTGTTTTTGGCGGATACTACTATCAATTTCAATCCTACCGCCGAAGAATTAGCGGAGATCACTTTATTAACCGCTAAAGAGATCAAATCCTTTGGTGTAGTACCACGTATTGCAATGCTCTCTTACTCTAATTTTGGCAGCAGCGATTCTGCCGAAGCTATTTTAGTAAGAAAGGCAAGAGAAATTGTAAAAGAAAAAGATCCTACATTGGTTTGTGATGGAGAGGTACAAGGTATTGTTGCATTCAACAAAGAGATCTTAAAAGAAAACTATCCGTTCTCTGAATTATTAGACGGCGAAATAAATACACTTATCTTCCCTAATCTGGCTGCAGGCAATATCGCTTATAACTTATTGCAGGAAGTTGGTGGTGCTGATTCTATAGGTCCTATCTTATTGGGATTGAAGAAACCGGTGCATGTATTACAATTAGGCAGCTCAATCCGTTCAATTTTTAACATGGTACTGATAGCTGTAGTGGATGCACAAATAAAAGGAAAGTCAAATACCCAGGAAGAAATAAAAAAGGAAAAGGGATGGAAACGTTTTAAAAAGACGTCTCATGAATTATAA
- a CDS encoding ABC transporter ATP-binding protein, with protein MIEFKNIEKSFGEKQVLNDVSHVMETGKCNLIIGTSGSGKTVLQKCLVGLFEPDKGEIIYDGVSFTDMTDDERKDLRQQIGMLFQGSALFDSMTVEENVMFPLNMFSTMNYAEKQKRVNEVLARVNLVDANKKYPAEVSGGMKKRVGIARAIVLNPKFLFCDEPNSGLDPQTSMVIDKLIYDITKEFNMTTIINTHDMNSVMEIGENILYLYQGKKEWSGNNQEIIFSKNELLNDFIFASEFLHDAKDMRMLEAKGKISDDRNMDDLLK; from the coding sequence ATGATCGAATTCAAAAACATAGAAAAAAGTTTTGGCGAAAAGCAGGTACTAAATGATGTAAGTCACGTTATGGAGACCGGCAAGTGCAATCTGATCATTGGTACCAGCGGAAGCGGTAAAACCGTTTTACAAAAGTGTTTGGTAGGATTATTTGAGCCTGACAAGGGGGAAATCATTTACGATGGCGTAAGTTTTACTGATATGACAGATGATGAGAGAAAAGATCTGCGCCAGCAAATTGGTATGCTCTTCCAGGGATCTGCACTTTTTGATAGTATGACCGTAGAAGAAAATGTAATGTTCCCGCTGAATATGTTTTCTACAATGAATTACGCCGAAAAACAAAAAAGGGTGAATGAGGTATTGGCAAGAGTAAATCTGGTGGATGCCAATAAAAAATATCCTGCTGAAGTAAGTGGAGGAATGAAAAAACGTGTAGGTATTGCCAGAGCAATTGTATTGAACCCTAAGTTTTTATTTTGTGATGAACCTAACTCCGGACTGGACCCTCAAACCTCAATGGTGATAGATAAGTTGATCTACGATATTACCAAAGAATTCAACATGACCACCATAATCAATACCCATGACATGAACAGTGTAATGGAAATAGGGGAAAATATCCTGTACCTGTACCAGGGTAAAAAAGAGTGGAGTGGTAATAATCAGGAGATCATTTTCTCTAAGAATGAACTACTGAATGACTTTATATTTGCTTCTGAATTCTTACATGATGCCAAGGATATGCGTATGCTGGAAGCCAAAGGCAAGATCAGTGACGACAGGAATATGGACGACCTATTAAAGTAA
- a CDS encoding aldehyde dehydrogenase family protein, producing MAKAVKNNTIKLKFDSARNLAPAPESKSAAKINPQYDLFINGKFEKPTSKKYFDTINPATEEKLSSVADANAADVNKAVVAARNAYDKTWKKMPAKERAKYIYRIARMVQERAREFAIIETLDGGKPIRESRDFDVPTAANHFFYYAGWADKLEYAFPNRTANPLGVAGQIIPWNFPLLMAAWKIAPALATGNTVILKPAETTPLTALKLAEIIQEADLPPGVVNIITGAGDTGAAIVNHPDINKIAFTGSTNVGKIIQRAIAGTNKKATLELGGKAANIIFDDAPLDQAVEGVINGIFFNQGHVCCAGSRLFVQESVAKQVIQKLKDRMETLIVGDPLDKNTDIGAINSKEQLATIEKYLAIGKKEGAEMYQSSCAIPRKGFFCRPTIFTNVAQSNRIAQEEIFGPVLTIQTFRTDDEVIEKANNTPFGLSAGVWTDKGSKIFNLTTKLRAGVVWANTYNKFDPTSPFGGYKESGYGREGGLHGLGAYLDLV from the coding sequence ATGGCAAAAGCAGTTAAAAACAATACAATAAAATTGAAATTTGATAGTGCAAGAAACCTTGCGCCGGCTCCCGAAAGCAAGAGTGCTGCCAAAATAAATCCGCAGTATGATTTATTCATCAACGGCAAATTTGAAAAGCCGACATCAAAGAAATATTTTGACACAATCAATCCTGCAACAGAAGAAAAATTATCCAGTGTGGCAGATGCAAATGCTGCGGATGTAAACAAAGCGGTGGTTGCTGCCAGAAATGCATACGACAAGACATGGAAAAAGATGCCTGCGAAAGAAAGGGCAAAATATATTTACAGAATTGCCCGTATGGTGCAGGAAAGAGCAAGAGAATTTGCCATCATTGAAACATTAGATGGAGGTAAGCCAATCAGAGAAAGCCGTGATTTTGATGTGCCAACTGCAGCAAATCATTTCTTCTACTATGCAGGCTGGGCTGATAAATTAGAATATGCATTTCCGAATCGTACTGCAAATCCTTTAGGTGTAGCCGGACAAATCATTCCATGGAACTTTCCTCTACTAATGGCTGCATGGAAAATTGCACCGGCATTAGCTACAGGCAATACAGTAATTTTAAAACCTGCGGAAACCACACCCTTAACAGCGTTAAAGTTGGCTGAAATCATCCAGGAAGCAGACCTTCCGCCCGGTGTGGTAAATATTATTACCGGTGCCGGAGATACAGGTGCTGCAATCGTTAATCACCCCGATATTAATAAGATAGCCTTTACCGGTAGTACCAATGTTGGCAAGATCATACAACGTGCTATTGCAGGTACTAATAAAAAAGCCACACTTGAATTAGGTGGAAAAGCAGCCAATATCATTTTTGATGACGCTCCGCTGGATCAGGCTGTTGAAGGTGTTATCAATGGGATCTTTTTTAACCAAGGACATGTATGTTGTGCCGGTAGCCGTTTGTTTGTACAAGAGTCTGTTGCTAAACAAGTGATACAAAAATTAAAAGACAGAATGGAAACATTGATCGTTGGTGATCCATTAGATAAGAATACTGATATCGGTGCTATCAACAGCAAAGAACAATTAGCTACCATCGAAAAATATTTGGCCATTGGTAAAAAAGAAGGTGCTGAAATGTATCAAAGTTCATGTGCTATCCCTCGTAAAGGATTTTTCTGCAGACCAACCATTTTCACCAACGTAGCTCAGTCCAACAGAATTGCTCAGGAAGAAATTTTTGGACCGGTATTAACCATCCAGACTTTCAGAACAGATGATGAAGTAATTGAAAAGGCTAACAATACACCATTCGGCTTATCTGCTGGTGTATGGACAGATAAGGGTTCTAAAATATTTAACCTGACCACCAAATTAAGGGCTGGTGTTGTTTGGGCAAATACTTATAATAAATTCGACCCTACCTCTCCTTTCGGCGGTTACAAAGAAAGTGGATATGGCAGAGAAGGTGGATTGCATGGTTTGGGAGCGTATTTAGATTTAGTCTAG
- a CDS encoding MlaE family ABC transporter permease, with protein MNVFTHFGRYILMIRGMFTRPENMKVYWKEFMHQCAEIGIGSLGIVSIISVFMGAVSAVQTAYQLVSPVIPKSTIAQIVRDTVILEFAPTLVCIVLAGVVGSKIASELGNMRVSEQIDALEIMGINTKSYLIMPKILAALITIPALVVISMVLGIWGGRFAGSASQILSTDTFDKGLLENFLGYNVVFALAKAYTFAFIISSIPAYYGYHVKGGALEIGRSSTKSVVVSCVMILCADYILAALLL; from the coding sequence ATGAATGTATTCACTCATTTCGGCCGGTATATTTTAATGATCAGGGGCATGTTTACCAGGCCGGAAAACATGAAGGTATACTGGAAAGAATTTATGCATCAATGCGCTGAAATAGGCATTGGTTCATTAGGTATTGTAAGTATCATATCTGTTTTTATGGGAGCGGTGAGTGCTGTGCAAACTGCATATCAGCTGGTAAGTCCTGTTATTCCTAAATCCACTATTGCTCAGATCGTTAGAGATACCGTTATCTTAGAATTTGCTCCCACGTTGGTTTGTATTGTATTAGCCGGTGTGGTTGGCAGTAAGATAGCCAGTGAATTGGGGAATATGAGAGTTAGCGAACAAATAGATGCACTGGAAATAATGGGCATCAATACAAAGAGCTACCTTATCATGCCAAAGATTTTGGCGGCCTTGATCACTATTCCTGCATTAGTAGTTATTTCAATGGTATTGGGTATCTGGGGTGGCCGTTTTGCCGGTTCTGCTTCACAAATATTATCTACTGATACCTTCGACAAAGGATTACTCGAAAATTTCCTGGGATATAATGTCGTCTTTGCACTGGCAAAAGCCTATACATTCGCCTTTATAATCAGTAGTATTCCTGCTTATTATGGATATCATGTAAAGGGTGGTGCATTGGAAATAGGAAGAAGCAGTACAAAAAGCGTGGTGGTGAGTTGTGTGATGATATTATGTGCGGATTATATTTTGGCGGCGTTGTTGTTGTAA
- the sucD gene encoding succinate--CoA ligase subunit alpha — protein sequence MSVLVNKNSKIIVQGFTGTEGTFHATQMIEYGTQLVGGVTPGKGGSTHLERPVFNTVADAVAATGADVSIIFVPPAFAADAIMEAADAGIGLVVCITEGIPVQDMVKVKNYLKGRTTRLIGPNCPGVITAEECKVGIMPGFIFKKGRIGIVSKSGTLTYEAADQVAKAGLGISTAIGIGGDPIIGTTTKEAVELFMNDADTDAIVMIGEIGGGMEADAANYIKSTGNKKPVVGFIAGQTAPPGRRMGHAGAIVGGADDTAAAKMKIMAECGIHVVASPADIGKTMAEALKK from the coding sequence ATGTCGGTTTTAGTTAACAAAAATTCAAAAATAATTGTACAGGGTTTTACCGGTACAGAAGGAACTTTTCATGCTACACAAATGATCGAATACGGAACCCAGTTAGTTGGGGGCGTTACTCCGGGAAAAGGTGGAAGCACTCATTTGGAAAGACCAGTTTTTAACACTGTTGCTGATGCTGTTGCAGCTACAGGCGCTGATGTAAGTATCATATTTGTACCTCCTGCATTTGCAGCAGATGCAATTATGGAAGCTGCTGATGCCGGTATTGGATTAGTGGTGTGTATCACTGAAGGCATTCCGGTTCAGGATATGGTTAAAGTGAAAAACTATTTAAAAGGAAGAACCACCCGTTTGATTGGACCAAACTGTCCTGGTGTTATCACTGCTGAAGAATGTAAAGTAGGTATCATGCCTGGCTTTATTTTCAAAAAAGGAAGAATTGGTATCGTATCAAAAAGTGGTACACTTACTTATGAAGCAGCTGACCAAGTGGCAAAAGCTGGGTTGGGTATTTCTACAGCTATTGGTATTGGTGGTGATCCAATCATCGGAACAACCACTAAAGAAGCAGTTGAATTATTTATGAATGATGCTGATACAGATGCGATCGTAATGATCGGTGAAATCGGTGGTGGTATGGAAGCTGATGCAGCTAACTATATCAAATCTACCGGAAATAAAAAACCTGTTGTAGGCTTTATCGCCGGACAAACAGCGCCTCCGGGCCGTCGTATGGGACATGCCGGTGCTATTGTTGGTGGTGCTGATGATACAGCAGCTGCTAAAATGAAGATCATGGCAGAATGCGGTATCCATGTAGTAGCAAGTCCTGCAGATATCGGAAAGACTATGGCAGAAGCGCTAAAAAAATAA
- a CDS encoding choice-of-anchor V domain-containing protein produces the protein MKKNVSIVSLLLICIIAFSAVGLTVPNTHHPLHAAQPPEGYTGTTPELYCNDCHSTNSVNNPGGSVVAQGLPLGTYTAGTKYDFSIIATHSAKDRKKWGFSIAARNSANQPVGTFSSTNNNAQINGSELSHFDAVGTTSASTYTYTNLHWTAPAAPGPNDQTIIFYYVANAANGNSTSSGDYIYADATTVNYSPSVYTFTGNGSWNTASNWSGNLIPPTTVTGNVEIVIDPLSGGQCLFNAGQVQHVGGGAKLTVKTGKKLNVNGDLNITN, from the coding sequence ATGAAAAAAAATGTATCAATTGTTAGTCTTTTACTGATCTGCATTATTGCATTTAGTGCCGTTGGCCTAACTGTGCCTAATACACATCATCCATTACATGCAGCCCAACCTCCCGAAGGATATACAGGCACTACACCAGAGCTTTACTGTAATGATTGTCACAGTACTAATTCGGTTAATAATCCGGGAGGATCGGTGGTAGCACAAGGATTACCCTTAGGTACTTATACCGCCGGCACAAAATACGATTTCAGTATTATCGCTACACATAGTGCAAAAGATAGAAAAAAATGGGGGTTCTCGATAGCTGCAAGAAACAGTGCAAATCAACCTGTGGGCACATTCTCCTCTACTAATAATAACGCACAGATCAATGGCAGTGAACTCAGCCACTTTGATGCTGTAGGAACCACTTCGGCCTCTACTTACACCTATACCAACCTGCATTGGACAGCACCGGCAGCTCCTGGCCCAAATGATCAAACCATTATTTTTTATTATGTAGCCAATGCTGCAAACGGAAATTCTACAAGTTCCGGCGATTATATTTATGCAGATGCTACAACAGTAAACTACTCTCCTTCTGTATATACTTTTACGGGAAATGGAAGCTGGAACACTGCTTCCAATTGGAGTGGCAATTTGATTCCTCCCACCACTGTTACAGGAAATGTTGAAATAGTTATTGACCCCTTGTCAGGCGGCCAATGTCTTTTCAATGCAGGACAGGTACAACATGTAGGTGGCGGCGCCAAACTAACCGTAAAGACAGGAAAGAAATTGAACGTAAACGGAGACTTAAATATTACTAACTAA
- a CDS encoding M20 metallopeptidase family protein — MGDSLQLTIKNLAHKYAEEFIAIRRHLHANPELSYKEFETSAFIQQKLTELNIPFDIKATTGVVGLIKGKNPESRIIALRGDMDALPITEENDISYKSTKPGIMHACGHDVHTTCLLGAAKILQETKDSWEGTVKLIFQPGEEKNPGGASILIKEGVLQNPAPQSIYALHVHPGLETGKLSFRGGMVMASADEIYISIKGKGGHAAAPHLTADTILIASQLVVSLQQIVSRNNNPFNPSVLSITSVQGGNTTNVIPSEVKLMGTFRAMNEEWRFKAHELIRKQATQLVESMGAQIDIKIDVGYPFVLNDENLSATARTKAEEYLGKENVEETELRMGAEDFGYYSHQVPGCFFRLGAGNKTKGITSGVHTPTFNIDENAIEIGIGMMALLGAQG; from the coding sequence GTGGGTGATTCATTACAACTTACTATAAAAAATCTGGCACATAAATATGCAGAAGAGTTTATTGCCATCCGTCGCCATCTGCACGCCAATCCCGAATTAAGTTATAAAGAATTTGAAACATCTGCATTCATTCAGCAAAAATTAACAGAGCTGAATATTCCTTTCGACATTAAAGCTACCACAGGAGTTGTTGGTTTAATTAAAGGCAAAAATCCTGAAAGCAGGATCATAGCATTACGTGGGGATATGGATGCATTACCGATCACAGAAGAAAATGACATTTCATATAAATCTACCAAACCCGGCATTATGCATGCCTGCGGACATGATGTACATACAACTTGTTTATTAGGCGCTGCAAAAATTTTACAGGAAACAAAAGACAGTTGGGAAGGTACAGTGAAATTGATCTTTCAACCGGGAGAAGAAAAAAATCCAGGAGGTGCCAGCATATTAATCAAAGAAGGAGTTTTACAAAACCCTGCTCCGCAAAGTATATACGCTTTGCATGTTCATCCCGGATTAGAAACAGGTAAACTAAGTTTTCGTGGCGGAATGGTAATGGCCAGCGCTGACGAAATTTATATCTCAATTAAAGGTAAAGGCGGCCATGCTGCTGCACCACATTTAACTGCCGACACCATTTTAATTGCGTCGCAGTTGGTAGTAAGCCTGCAACAAATTGTAAGCAGAAACAATAATCCATTCAACCCTTCTGTATTAAGCATTACTTCTGTTCAGGGAGGAAACACTACAAATGTCATTCCTTCAGAAGTGAAGTTGATGGGAACTTTCAGAGCGATGAATGAGGAATGGCGTTTTAAAGCGCATGAATTAATAAGAAAACAAGCTACCCAATTAGTAGAAAGCATGGGAGCACAAATAGATATAAAAATTGATGTAGGGTATCCTTTTGTATTGAATGACGAAAATCTATCTGCAACTGCAAGAACAAAAGCAGAAGAATATTTGGGCAAAGAAAATGTAGAAGAGACCGAATTAAGAATGGGTGCAGAAGATTTTGGTTACTATTCTCACCAGGTACCCGGATGTTTTTTCAGATTAGGTGCAGGCAATAAAACAAAAGGAATTACAAGCGGTGTGCACACCCCTACATTTAATATTGATGAAAATGCCATTGAGATAGGTATCGGAATGATGGCTTTGCTCGGTGCACAAGGATAG
- the deoC gene encoding deoxyribose-phosphate aldolase encodes MATEKKIISYLPDFSSSPRIDQVGIEERASRFTKRSIKNETKMNGLLLTLNMIDLTTLEGKDTQGKVKQMCYKAQHLHDAYPGLPTVAAVCVYPSMVATAKKALGNSGVKVAAVATAFPSGQAPHDVKIRDTKFAVQNGADEIDMVISRGKFLEGEYNFVFDEIAAIKEACGDARLKVILETGELVTYDKVRRASDIAMYAGADFIKTSTGKISPAATMPVTLVMLEAIRDFYYKTGKRIAMKPAGGISTAKLALHYLVMLNEVLGEEWMNNEWFRFGASSLANDVLMQIMKQKTGVYQGKDYFSLD; translated from the coding sequence ATGGCAACAGAAAAAAAGATTATTAGTTATTTACCCGATTTCAGCAGCTCTCCTCGTATTGATCAGGTAGGTATTGAAGAAAGAGCTTCTCGTTTTACCAAACGCAGCATTAAGAATGAAACCAAGATGAATGGTTTACTGCTTACCCTTAATATGATCGACCTAACCACACTGGAAGGAAAAGATACACAGGGGAAAGTAAAACAAATGTGCTACAAAGCCCAGCATTTACATGATGCTTATCCTGGCTTACCAACAGTAGCAGCAGTTTGCGTATATCCTTCAATGGTAGCTACTGCAAAAAAAGCGCTGGGTAATTCCGGTGTTAAAGTGGCGGCTGTAGCAACCGCTTTCCCTAGCGGACAAGCTCCTCATGATGTCAAAATTCGTGACACCAAATTTGCTGTACAAAATGGTGCTGATGAAATTGACATGGTGATCAGTCGTGGTAAATTTTTAGAAGGAGAATACAATTTTGTATTTGATGAAATAGCTGCGATCAAAGAAGCATGCGGTGATGCAAGACTAAAAGTAATTTTAGAAACAGGCGAACTGGTTACTTATGACAAAGTACGTCGTGCCAGCGATATCGCTATGTATGCAGGTGCTGACTTCATTAAAACTTCTACCGGAAAAATTTCCCCGGCCGCTACAATGCCCGTTACATTGGTAATGTTAGAAGCAATCAGAGATTTCTATTATAAAACAGGTAAAAGAATTGCAATGAAACCTGCCGGAGGTATTTCCACGGCCAAACTAGCATTGCATTACTTAGTAATGTTGAATGAAGTATTAGGTGAGGAATGGATGAACAACGAATGGTTCAGGTTTGGTGCAAGCAGTTTGGCAAATGATGTATTAATGCAGATCATGAAGCAAAAAACCGGCGTTTATCAGGGAAAAGATTATTTCTCATTAGACTAA
- a CDS encoding aldehyde dehydrogenase family protein — MATITNDTRLEVLKTYKIYIGGQFPRTESGRYYVATNAKGAPLANMCLSSRKDFRDAVSNSRNAFGGWSGRAAFNRGQILYRIAEMLEGRKAQFIDELIKQDVTRAAAEKEVNLSIDRLIYYSGWCDKFQQLFGSVNPVASSHFNFSVPEPTGVVAAIAPQDTSLLGLVSIIAPIIAGGNTCIVLASYQKPLCAVTFAEVLNSSDLPGGVVNILTGKISELAPFFADHMDVNAVVFCEKDVELQKMIQTKAAQNVKRVIQYDKKNWLTDNGQSPYFITDLQEIKTTWHPIENIGGAKAGY; from the coding sequence ATGGCAACTATAACAAACGATACAAGACTCGAAGTTTTGAAAACTTATAAAATATATATTGGAGGACAATTCCCACGTACAGAATCGGGTAGATATTATGTGGCAACGAATGCTAAAGGTGCTCCATTAGCTAATATGTGCCTATCCTCCCGTAAAGATTTCAGAGACGCTGTAAGCAATAGCAGAAATGCTTTTGGTGGCTGGAGTGGAAGAGCTGCTTTCAACAGAGGACAGATACTTTACCGTATTGCTGAAATGCTGGAAGGCAGAAAAGCGCAGTTCATTGATGAATTAATAAAACAAGATGTAACGAGAGCTGCTGCCGAAAAAGAGGTGAATCTCTCAATAGACAGATTGATCTATTACAGTGGCTGGTGTGACAAATTCCAACAACTATTTGGCTCCGTTAACCCGGTGGCCTCATCACATTTTAATTTTTCTGTACCTGAACCTACAGGAGTGGTAGCGGCTATTGCCCCACAAGACACTTCCCTATTGGGTTTGGTATCAATAATAGCACCGATCATTGCCGGGGGCAATACTTGTATTGTTCTGGCATCTTACCAAAAACCACTTTGTGCAGTTACCTTTGCAGAAGTATTGAATTCATCCGACCTGCCGGGTGGCGTGGTAAATATCCTTACCGGAAAGATAAGTGAACTGGCACCGTTTTTTGCAGATCACATGGATGTAAATGCCGTTGTTTTTTGTGAAAAAGATGTTGAGTTACAAAAGATGATACAAACGAAAGCCGCACAAAATGTGAAACGGGTAATTCAGTATGATAAAAAAAATTGGCTAACTGATAACGGTCAGTCTCCTTATTTTATCACAGATTTGCAGGAAATAAAAACAACCTGGCACCCGATAGAAAATATCGGCGGAGCAAAAGCAGGATATTAA